From one Lycium barbarum isolate Lr01 chromosome 6, ASM1917538v2, whole genome shotgun sequence genomic stretch:
- the LOC132600566 gene encoding DNA polymerase epsilon catalytic subunit A-like isoform X2 has translation MSLGFPVTRIKGNVVLNLLAIWTVSLGSNVIVIFLKEAKAVTKAKLGYDPLEVNPEDMVRFAKEKPQMMASYSVSDAVSTYYLYMTYVHPFIFSLATIIPMPPDEVLRKGSGTLCEMLLMVQAYKANVICPNKHQSDPEKFYGSQLLDSETYIGGHVECLESGVFRSDIPTSFKLDPSAYELLINNLDRDLQYAIEVEGKMDLKSVINYDEVKNAIVEKLMRLRDNPLIEECPLIYHLDVAAMYPNIILTNRLQPPSIVSDEICTACDFNRPGKKCLRKLEWVWRGEMYMAKRSDYYHIKRQLESELVEVGEGQRSKSFLDLPKAEQQIKLKDRLKKYCQKAYKRVLEKPVTEVREAGICMRENPFYVDTVRSFRDRRYEYKGLNKVWKGKLSEAKASGNSIKIQEAQDMVVVYDSLQLAHKCILNSFYGYVMRKGARWYSMEMAGVVTYTGAKIIQNARLLVEKIGKPLELDTDGIWCCLPGSFPENYTFKTKDPKKKLTISYPCVMLNVDVARNNTNDQYQTLKDPINKTYTTHSECSIEFEVDGPYKAMIIPASKEEGILIKKRYAVFNDDGTLAELKGFEIKRRGELKLIKVFQAELFDKFLHGSTLEECYSAVAAVADRWLDLLDNQGQDIADSELLGYISESSTMSKSLADYGAQKSCAVTTAKRLADFLGDAMVKDKGLLCQYIVACEPKGTPVSERAIPVAIFETNAEIMRFYVKKWCKISSEVGIRSIIDWSYYKQRLGSAIQKIITIPAAMQKVSNPVPRVVHPDWLHKKVREKEDKFRQRKLNDIFSSVNRDDAVASKRSKNQQNLEDLEDFNQSGKSSIFGPRPVVHRHGVNKEHPVSTSVQVDSQQQNGQASSLCKTLPSQELAAVEDIDRNVDYHGWLQQKKRKWKEIREGRKRQRLDTSRTVNHVNGSTDLFHSLVNRKRQGKTGVNSYFERHELALTRSHWQIVQLEPSSQHGQFFAWVVVEGVMHKISVTIPRVFYLNSKAPITEDFPGRRVNKILPHGRHSYNLIEVIIDEDQFKSESKKLAAHLADPEVEGIYETKVPLEFSAILQTGCVCKVDKAAKKRNPQDGWSLNELHMKTTTECSYLDQSIAFFYIYHSVSDGRAIYVGHFPASKVVHVVVVNPFQNKELSPHILERHFYEASQTLSGQPITQKEGISFKVDYVGYIKDAERILQRAINEHRNHGPAVAMIECPNAHLLKSGVRALHDFPCISIPCNVRDSQYQALGWQNVAAKIGMQRCVTSSQWLNERITLSRYAHVPIGNFDVDWLMHTADIFFSRALRDQQQVLWISDNGIPDLGGINDEVSSFMDEVNQPVLTYPGAYRKVTVELKIHHLAVDALLKSNQVNEMEGGTLFGLDQDPMTSFTNEQYYSDATTSCAPAFRVLKQLIQRCLTDAVTSGNIFADAMLQHLYRWLCSPRSRLHDPALHNMLHKVMQKMFALLVAELRKLGAAIVFASFSKIIIDTGKSDVSAAKAYCDSVIKNVQTRELFEWIELEPLQFWHSLLFMDQYNYGGIQARLSDGPLEANSEPGEESVCGEPQVDIVSSWNIAENLPKATQDHFILIVSEFMYVPWKYAQEQATHRASTSDGDFCTPSIPAALAETFDLQMADDLKKKIRTYFTDKLLKIVCDPNLQMKVMNNSQKTQETSDANPQSYSHVQKGDPALEFIKHVCAVLALDQNVQHEVLIMRRNLLKLVRVREFAPEAEFRSLSVSYTLPNVICSYCNDCRDLDLCRDKALISQEWRCAVPQCGQPYDREAMENALVQIVRQRERLYHLQDLVCLKCHQIKAAHLADHCTCAGSFSCKENVSDFCSKMQIFLNIAVNQKFQLLQECTSWILEAR, from the exons CTATTGATCAACAACCTTGATAGAGATCTGCAGTATGCTATTGAGGTTGAGGGGAAGATGGACTTGAAATCTGTCATAAATTATGATGAAGTGAAGAATGCCATTGTGGAAAAG TTAATGAGATTGCGAGATAATCCTTTAATTGAAGAATGCCCCCTCATATATCATCTTGATGTAGCTGCCATGTATCCAAACATCATACTTACAAATAGGCTTCAG CCACCATCAATAGTTTCAGATGAGATATGCACTGCATGCGATTTTAATCGTCCTGGCAAAAAGTGTCTCCGGAAGCTTGAATGGGTTTGGCGTGGTGAAATGTACATGGCAAAAAGAAG TGATTATTACCACATAAAGAGGCAACTCGAGTCTGAACTTGTTGAAGTAGGAGAGGGTCAACGATCAAAGTCTTTTCTTGATTTGCCTAAAGCAGAACAACAAATAAAGCTCAAGGACCGTTTAAAGAAATACTGTCAAAAG GCATATAAAAGAGTTCTTGAAAAGCCGGTCACTGAAGTTCGAGAAGCAGGGATCTGCATGCGAGAAAATCCTTTTTATGTTGATACCGTACGGAG TTTCCGAGATAGGAGGTATGAATACAAAGGGCTTAATAAAGTTTGGAAGGGTAAGCTGTCTGAAGCAAAGGCTAGTGGCAATTCCATAAAGATTCAAGAAGCACAG GACATGGTAGTTGTGTATGATTCATTGCAGCTGGCTCATAAATGCATCTTAAACTCCTTTTATGGTTATGTCATGCGCAA GGGTGCAAGGTGGTACTCAATGGAGATGGCTGGAGTTGTTACATATACTGGTGCAAAAATCATTCAGAATGCTCGATTATTGGTTGAAAAAATTGGAAAACCCCTCGAATTAGACACAGATGGTATTTGGTGTTGTTTACCAGGATCTTTCCCGGAGAATTATACCTTCAAGACAAA AGATCCAAAGAAGAAGCTGACAATCTCTTATCCTTGTGTCATGCTGAATGTTGATGTTGCAAGAAACAACACCAATGATCAGTACCAG ACGCTCAAGGATCCCATCAATAAGACGTATACAACACACAGTGAATGCTCAATTGAGTTTGAAGTGGATGGACCATATAAG GCAATGATTATTCCCGCTTCCAAGGAAGAAGGTATTCTAATTAAGAAGCGCTATGCTGTTTTCAATGACGATGGTACGCTTGCTGAGCTTAAAGGTTTTGAGATTAAACGTAGAGGTGAGCTAAAGCTCATCAAAGTTTTCCAG GCTGAGCTTTTTGATAAGTTCCTCCATGGATCAACCTTAGAGGAATGCTATTCAGCAGTAGCTGCTGTGGCAGATCGGTGGCTTGACCTGCTTGAT AATCAAGGCCAAGATATTGCAGACAGCGAGTTGCTTGGGTATATATCTGAATCAAGCACAATGAGCAAGTCTCTAGCTGATTATGGTGCACAAAAGTCATGTGCAGTAACTACAGCTAAACGGCTTGCTGATTTTCTGGGGGATGCAATGGTCAAAGATAAAGGATTGCTTTGTCAATATATTGTTGCATGTGAGCCAAAG GGAACCCCAGTAAGCGAACGTGCTATTCCTGTTGCCATATTTGAAACTAATGCTG AGATCATGAGGTTCTATGTCAAAAAGTGGTGCAAAATATCATCAGAAGTTGGAATACGCTCCATTATTGATTGGTCTTATTACAAGCAACGGCTTGGTTCAGCAATCCAAAAGATTATCACAATTCCTGCTGCAATGCAGAAG GTTTCAAACCCTGTCCCAAGGGTGGTTCATCCTGATTGGCTGCATAAGAAGGTTCGTGAAAAAGAAGACAAATTTCGCCAACGAAAATTAAATGATATCTTCAGTTCAGTGAACAGAGATGATGCAGTGGCCAGTAAACGTTCTAAAAATCAGCAAAATCTTGAAGACCTGGAAGACTTTAACCAGAGTGGTAAATCGTCTATATTTGGTCCAAGGCCTGTTGTTCATCGTCATGGAGTCAACAAAGAGCATCCAGTAAGCACTAGTGTTCAAGTCGACAGTCAACAGCAAAATGGTCAAGCTAGCAGTCTATGCAAGACGTTACCTTCGCAAGAACTTGCTGCTGTGGAAGATATTGACAGGAATGTGGATTATCATGGATGGCTACAGCAAAAAAAGAGAAAATGGAAAGAGATTCGTGAGGGAAGGAAACGCCAAAG GTTGGATACCTCAAGGACAGTAAACCATGTTAATGGCAGTACTGATTTGTTTCATAGCCTGGTAAACCGCAAACGCCAGGGTAAAACTGGGGTTAATTCCTACTTTGAGCGACATGAATTAGCCCTCACACGAAGTCACTGGCAG ATAGTTCAGCTTGAACCAAGTTCACAGCATGGCCAATTTTTTGCATGGGTAGTTGTGGAAGGAGTCATGCACAAAATTTCAGTGACTATCCCCAGAGTGTTTTATCTCAACTCCAAAGCTCCTATAACAGAGGATTTTCCTGGAAGACGTGTCAACAAGATTCTTCCTCACGGACGCCATAGCTACAATTTAATTGAG GTCATTATTGATGAGGATCAATTCAAGTCAGAGAGCAAAAAGCTAGCAGCTCACCTTGCTGATCCAGAAGTGGAG GGAATATATGAAACAAAGGTTCCATTAGAGTTCAGTGCTATTCTCCAGACGGGTTGTGTTTGTAAAGTTGATAAAGCAGCTAAGAAAAGGAATCCACAAGATGGTTGGAGTTTGAATGAGCTGCATATGAAGACAACAACCGAGTGCTCGTATTTGGATCAGTCAATAGCTTTCTTCTACATATATCATAG CGTGTCCGATGGACGAGCCATTTACGTGGGACATTTTCCTGCATCCAAGGTGGTACATGTTGTGGTTGTTAATCCATTTCAAAACAAGGAATTATCACCACACATTCTTGAAAGACATTTTTATGAAGCTTCCCAGACATTGTCTGGGCAGCCTATCACACAAAAGGAAGGCATTAGTTTCAAG GTGGATTACGTCGGGTACATCAAGGACGCTGAGAGGATTCTACAGAGAGCAATTAATGAGCATAG GAATCATGGACCTGCAGTAGCCATGATTGAGTGCCCTAATGCCCATTTACTGAAGTCTGGCGTacgagctttgcatgattttcctTGCATCAGTATCCCTTGTAATGTTCGGGATAGCCAATATCAG GCACTAGGCTGGCAAAATGTAGCAGCAAAGATTGGAATGCAGCGGTGTGTGACATCCTCCCAGTGGCTAAATGAAAGGATCACTCTCTCAAGATATGCCCAT GTTCCCATAGGGAATTTTGATGTTGATTGGCTCATGCATACAGCAGATATCTTCTTTTCTAGAGCACTTCGTGATCAGCAACAG GTCTTGTGGATATCTGATAATGGCATCCCTGACTTGGGAGGCATAAATGATGAAGTATCATCGTTTATGGATGAG GTCAATCAACCGGTTCTTACTTACCCGGGTGCATATAGAAAAGTCACTGTTGAGCTGAAG ATTCATCATCTGGCTGTCGACGCTCTGCTGAAAAGCAACCAAGTAAATGAAATGGAAGGAGGCACTCTGTTTGGACTGGACCAGGACCCTATGACGAGTTTTACTAATGAACAGTACTACTCTGATGCAACGACCTCCTGTGCACCTGCATTTCGTGTACTCAAGCAGTTGATTCAGAGGTGCCTTACAGATGCAGTAACATCAGGAAATATATTTGCTGATGCAATGCTGCAACATTTGTACCGATGGCTCTGCAG CCCGCGGTCTAGACTGCATGACCCAGCTCTTCACAATATGCTTCACAAG GTTATGCAAAAGATGTTTGCATTGCTTGTGGCTGAACTCCGAAAATTGGGTGCTGCTATTGTGTTTGCCAGCTTCTCAAAAATTATCATTGACACTGGGAAGTCAGATGTATCTGCAGCCAAAGCCTACTGTGATAGTGTTATTAAAAATGTACAAACAAG AGAATTGTTTGAGTGGATTGAACTTGAGCCCTTGCAGTTCTGGCATTCATTGCTTTTCATGGATCAG TACAATTATGGCGGAATTCAAGCTAGACTTAGTGATGGGCCTTTAGAAGCTAACTCAGAACCAGGTGAAGAAAGTGTGTGTGGTGAACCTCAAGTCGACATTGTGTCAAGCTGGAACATTGCAGAAAATTTACCGAAGGCAACTCAG GATCACTTCATTTTGATTGTTTCGGAGTTTATGTATGTTCCATGGAAATATGCACAAGAACAAGCTACACATCGAGCATCTACTAGTGATGGTGATTTTTGCACACCATCAATCCCTGCTGCACTAGCTGAAACATTTGATTTGCAAATGGCAGATGATCTAAAAAAGAAG ATCCGAACTTACTTCACTGACAAACTTCTGAAAATTGTTTGTGACCCAAATCTTCAAATGAAAGTGATGAACAACTCTCAGAAGACCCAGGAGACATCAGATGCAAACCCACAATCTTATAGCCACGTCCAGAAGGGAGATCCAGCCTTAGAGTTCATTAAGCATGTCTGTGCAGTTTTGGCCCTTGACCAGAATGTGCAGCATGAAGTTCTG ATCATGAGGAGAAATCTATTAAAACTTGTTCGTGTGAGGGAATTCGCTCCGGAGGCAGAATTTCGTAGTCTCTCTGTATCATATACCCTTCCAAATGTCATTTGCAG TTACTGCAACGACTGCAGAGACCTTGACCTGTGTCGAGACAAAGCTTTGATTTCTCAGGAGTGGCGTTGTGCTGTGCCCCAGTGTGGGCAACCTTATGATCGTGAAGCAATGGAAAATGCTCTTGTTCAAATTGTGCGGCAGAGAGAGAGGCTATACCATCTTCAGGATCTGGTATGCCTAAAATGCCACCAGATTAAAGCTGCACATTTAGCAGACCACTGTACTTGTGCCGGATCATTTAGCTGCAAGGAAAATGTCTCGGATTTCTGCAGTAAAATgcaaattttcttgaatatagccGTAAATCAAAAGTTTCAATTGCTCCAAGAATGCACTTCTTGGATTTTGGAAGCCAGATAA
- the LOC132600568 gene encoding uncharacterized protein LOC132600568 produces MDVDSQQTMEETILVGDDLMMGPPSPVIPPEIASHVLEGVDLCDGILRNLFLCLQINDIEPFCQDEIALYRQCAERRDKELRQRLQDSEQKLGMSMPLDQAKERATQLESEATSLERRLILASGLEGMEGFRQRWSLHGRLTDTKRRLEALKGGMDNRKKDEPAENVPTKKRWFFW; encoded by the exons ATGGATG TTGATTCACAGCAGACTATGGAGGAAACTATCCTGGTGGGTGATGATCTGATGATGGGCCCACCATCACCAGTCATTCCACCCGAAATAGCGTCTCATGTACTCGAAGGTGTTGATCTCTGTGACGGAATCTTGAGGAATCTGTTCCTGT GCTTACAAATCAATGATATCGAGCCATTCTGTCAGGATGAGATTGCTTTATATCGGCAATGTGCAGAGAGAAGG GATAAGGAGCTCAGGCAACGGCTTCAAGATAGTGAACAGAAATTAGGGATGTCAATGCCTCTAGATCAAGCAAAAGAAAGAGCCACTCAACTAGAATCAGAAGCCACATCACTGGAGAG GCGCTTGATTTTGGCAAGTGGACTTGAAGGTATGGAAGGTTTTCGGCAGCGATGGAGTCTACATGGTCGCCTAACTGATACCAA GAGAAGGCTGGAGGCCCTGAAGGGGGGAATGGACAACAGGAAGAAGGATGAGCCAGCTGAAAATGTCCCTACCAAGAAAAGATGGTTCTTCTGGTGA